The following coding sequences are from one Sandaracinaceae bacterium window:
- a CDS encoding DUF2254 domain-containing protein: MSQPETFRKRWVFPIALLAVTALGLFWSAYTLDHFVTGGAHQPMPDDGLVVRFLDFDPGSITDAVSALAAMVAAVLGIVITVVSIIVQLSSDRYTGVATMFLRDRLNLGVMGYYIIGTVVGVMVSVSLKGDYVPRATLGVMLTITTFGLVLMAPYFGYVFWFVEPRNIITRIRRNAVRTAREGAVLTDPGRLLQAQAATLSAMEELTDITSNSISGKDKIIASQAVDALKDFALAYIDVKPKASSLWFRIGELIKTNPDFVAMDPESLGDLEERRTWVEWKVMRQYLGIYNEALAQMRDINYLIAIDTRYIGEAAGRANDEELMRLVFRFMNSYLRSTLNARDVRTAYNVLNQYRLLVEAMIRQGHGWAALEGVQHMIYYGHVSYDSQLTFVTETVAYDVGASCQNAHDGGAREESSMLEAFLRLDRPLRTRSQEAALLGVRKAQVKLAAYYLAVGQEEKARLIRDDMADEPQERLLAIREALERVTTKDFWEIIDRGRNFEYMPPKQRAQLDTFFSWLVPAQGEEA; the protein is encoded by the coding sequence ATGTCCCAACCCGAGACCTTCCGCAAACGCTGGGTGTTCCCTATCGCCCTGTTGGCCGTCACGGCCCTCGGGCTGTTCTGGTCGGCCTACACGCTGGACCACTTCGTCACCGGCGGCGCCCACCAGCCGATGCCGGACGACGGGTTGGTGGTGCGCTTCCTGGACTTCGATCCGGGGAGCATCACCGACGCCGTCAGCGCCCTCGCGGCCATGGTGGCGGCGGTGCTCGGCATCGTGATCACCGTGGTGTCCATCATCGTGCAGCTGTCGAGCGACCGCTACACGGGCGTCGCGACCATGTTCTTGCGCGACCGCCTGAACCTGGGCGTGATGGGCTACTACATCATCGGCACCGTGGTCGGCGTGATGGTCAGCGTGTCGCTCAAGGGCGACTACGTCCCACGCGCCACGCTGGGCGTGATGCTGACCATCACCACGTTCGGCCTGGTGCTGATGGCGCCGTACTTCGGCTACGTGTTCTGGTTCGTCGAGCCACGCAACATCATCACCCGCATCCGCCGCAACGCCGTGCGCACCGCGCGCGAGGGAGCGGTGTTGACCGATCCCGGGCGACTCCTGCAAGCGCAGGCCGCGACGTTGAGCGCGATGGAGGAGCTCACGGACATCACCAGCAACTCCATCTCGGGCAAGGACAAGATCATCGCCAGCCAGGCGGTGGACGCGCTCAAGGACTTCGCGCTCGCCTACATCGATGTGAAGCCCAAGGCGTCCAGCCTGTGGTTCCGCATCGGAGAGCTGATCAAGACCAACCCCGACTTCGTGGCCATGGACCCCGAGTCCCTCGGCGATCTCGAGGAGCGGCGCACGTGGGTGGAGTGGAAGGTCATGCGCCAGTACCTCGGCATCTACAACGAGGCGCTCGCCCAGATGCGCGACATCAACTACCTGATCGCCATCGACACGCGCTACATCGGCGAGGCGGCGGGCAGGGCCAACGACGAAGAGCTCATGCGGCTGGTGTTCCGCTTCATGAACTCGTACCTGCGCTCCACGCTGAACGCGCGCGACGTTCGCACCGCCTACAACGTGCTCAACCAGTACCGCCTGCTGGTGGAGGCGATGATCCGGCAAGGCCACGGCTGGGCCGCGCTCGAGGGCGTGCAGCACATGATCTACTATGGTCACGTCAGCTACGACTCTCAGCTCACGTTCGTGACCGAGACGGTGGCCTACGACGTGGGCGCGTCGTGCCAGAACGCGCACGACGGTGGGGCGCGCGAGGAGAGCAGCATGCTCGAGGCGTTCCTGCGGCTGGACCGGCCGCTGCGCACGCGCAGCCAGGAGGCCGCGCTCTTGGGCGTGCGCAAGGCCCAGGTGAAGCTGGCCGCCTACTACCTGGCCGTGGGTCAAGAGGAGAAGGCGCGCCTCATCCGCGACGACATGGCCGACGAACCCCAGGAGCGTCTGCTGGCCATCCGGGAAGCGCTCGAGCGCGTGACCACCAAGGACTTCTGGGAGATCATCGATCGCGGGCGCAACTTCGAGTACATGCCCCCCAAGCAGCGCGCCCAGCTGGACACGTTCTTCAGCTGGCTGGTCCCAGCGCAGGGAGAAGAGGCCTGA
- a CDS encoding TonB-dependent receptor has product MPGPAPADGPRTAASPGTPETEQGAAEPEDTERPDPIGERTPSTGGAPVPPDAATGQEPSSEHEPIDDSDVAVEDPDDEEVTFGASATVLRMPRLGSALLDDTGSRMGIPVEELPATVHRVTVDDARTRGAHDVNSALYLLPGVTPVFRYGGFQQIRARGFQAIVLNDGRRDNRATFVNSHPQGGLWDLERIEVLSGPSAVLYGYGSVGGVVNLIRRLPSEDTAYVADLAIGTPRQWQAHLGAAGTIVDGLTYRVDAGHTAHTDYRDFGTRRTQGTLTLLYQPAAAHRVMLRTGVYRDHYDTDSGIPTTLRADGTRGLPENAVLSNRYNTPQDGLDYARWDVEAAYEWDIAPGLRLRERFSFARDEYEYFSTEGLAYNDSGLTPMVDRTYYFYFFHHWAPISNQVELLADFETGPVQHRVLTAYEFTGLRNARSDRASNIFDYTIPPVDLRHPVETAPEVPILRDSAFVASMRAHSVFAQDHLTLPANFHAIVGARVDVFDFDSRRDRFDPATDERTSRGPTDARHSVGLTYRAGLVNRPVPWLVMHAGWSTGYEPNARLGLQGAITDDDGNTIGFRQVRPELSEQFEGGLRILAGDTRLDAAGYWIRKRNVTYTREMDRVDTAGEVHSRGLEAELRTRYRFVSLQLSYAFTDARFVVFRDTEGNDLSGRHPTFVARHTGTLWVQATPMDGLGVGVGGRFMGRQFADNENQLPLQAYALMNLAAWYEVSGVRFELSCNNLLDKRAYMVSSIDQNLTPGASREIMLRVRVTR; this is encoded by the coding sequence GTGCCGGGTCCCGCGCCCGCCGATGGACCGCGCACCGCGGCATCGCCGGGGACCCCGGAGACGGAGCAGGGCGCTGCGGAGCCCGAAGACACGGAACGGCCGGACCCCATTGGGGAACGGACGCCGTCCACGGGCGGCGCCCCGGTCCCACCTGACGCTGCCACAGGCCAAGAGCCGTCCAGCGAGCACGAGCCCATCGACGACTCGGACGTCGCGGTGGAAGACCCTGACGACGAAGAGGTCACCTTCGGTGCCAGCGCGACTGTGCTGCGCATGCCGCGTCTCGGGAGCGCTCTCCTGGATGACACGGGGTCCCGTATGGGCATCCCCGTCGAGGAGCTGCCCGCGACCGTTCACCGCGTGACCGTCGACGACGCCCGTACGCGCGGCGCGCACGACGTCAACAGCGCGCTCTACCTCCTGCCCGGCGTGACCCCCGTGTTCCGCTACGGTGGCTTCCAGCAGATCCGCGCGCGCGGCTTTCAGGCCATCGTGCTCAACGACGGTCGCCGCGACAACCGCGCCACGTTCGTCAACAGCCACCCGCAGGGCGGTCTGTGGGACCTGGAGCGCATCGAGGTGCTCAGCGGCCCGTCCGCGGTGCTCTACGGCTACGGATCCGTCGGCGGCGTCGTGAACCTGATTCGGCGCCTCCCCTCGGAGGACACGGCGTACGTGGCCGACCTGGCCATCGGCACGCCGCGTCAGTGGCAGGCCCACCTCGGCGCGGCCGGGACCATCGTCGACGGCCTGACGTACCGCGTGGACGCAGGTCACACGGCGCACACGGACTACCGCGACTTCGGCACGCGGCGCACGCAGGGCACGCTCACGCTGCTCTACCAGCCCGCCGCGGCGCATCGCGTGATGCTGCGCACGGGCGTGTATCGGGATCACTACGACACCGACAGCGGCATCCCGACCACGCTGCGCGCGGACGGCACACGCGGCCTGCCCGAGAACGCCGTGTTGTCGAACCGCTACAACACGCCCCAGGACGGGCTCGACTACGCGCGTTGGGACGTCGAGGCGGCCTACGAGTGGGACATCGCCCCGGGGCTCCGGCTGCGCGAGCGCTTCTCGTTCGCGCGCGACGAGTACGAGTACTTCTCGACGGAGGGGCTCGCCTACAACGATTCCGGTCTGACGCCGATGGTGGACCGCACGTACTACTTCTACTTCTTCCACCATTGGGCGCCCATCTCGAACCAGGTCGAGCTGCTCGCCGACTTCGAGACCGGCCCCGTGCAGCACCGCGTGCTGACTGCGTACGAGTTCACGGGGCTCCGCAACGCGCGCAGCGACCGGGCCTCGAACATCTTCGACTACACCATCCCACCCGTCGACCTGCGGCACCCCGTCGAGACGGCGCCCGAGGTGCCCATCTTGCGAGACAGCGCGTTCGTCGCCTCCATGCGGGCTCACTCGGTCTTCGCGCAAGACCACCTCACGCTCCCCGCCAACTTCCACGCCATCGTGGGGGCGCGGGTGGACGTGTTCGACTTCGACAGCCGGCGCGACCGCTTCGATCCAGCGACCGACGAGCGCACCTCGCGCGGCCCCACCGACGCGCGCCACAGCGTCGGCCTGACGTATCGCGCAGGTCTGGTGAACCGCCCGGTGCCGTGGCTGGTGATGCACGCCGGATGGTCCACGGGCTACGAGCCCAACGCGCGCCTCGGCCTGCAGGGCGCCATCACGGACGACGACGGGAACACCATCGGTTTCCGCCAGGTGCGCCCCGAGCTGTCGGAGCAGTTCGAGGGAGGCCTTCGGATCCTCGCGGGTGACACGCGCTTGGACGCCGCGGGCTACTGGATCCGCAAGCGCAACGTGACCTACACGCGCGAGATGGACCGCGTAGACACCGCAGGGGAGGTCCACAGCCGCGGCCTCGAGGCGGAGCTCCGCACGCGTTACCGCTTCGTGTCGCTGCAGCTGAGCTACGCGTTCACGGACGCCCGTTTCGTGGTGTTCCGCGACACGGAGGGCAACGATCTTTCGGGCCGGCACCCCACGTTCGTCGCGCGCCACACCGGCACCCTGTGGGTGCAGGCGACGCCCATGGACGGCCTCGGGGTGGGCGTGGGCGGGCGCTTCATGGGGCGGCAGTTCGCCGACAACGAGAACCAGCTGCCGCTCCAGGCCTACGCGCTGATGAACCTCGCGGCTTGGTACGAGGTGAGCGGCGTGCGCTTCGAGCTGAGCTGCAACAACCTCTTGGACAAGCGGGCGTACATGGTCTCGTCGATCGACCAGAACCTCACGCCGGGGGCCTCGCGCGAGATCATGCTGCGCGTGCGCGTGACCCGATGA
- a CDS encoding MotA/TolQ/ExbB proton channel family protein: MNAHGPAGLLRLLVSWLEAPVIAALLALTLLAVADVGLLVGERTSGLRRLRKELADAALHARLRVRVERSDVLARVGPMLGLMGTLVPLGPGLSALGEGDPSTLSSAVTVAFDTTVLGLLIGMAGFVSGRLRRRWYDALFIQEETLHE, encoded by the coding sequence ATGAACGCGCACGGTCCCGCGGGGCTGCTGAGGTTGCTCGTGAGCTGGCTCGAGGCGCCCGTGATCGCGGCGCTGCTCGCGCTGACGCTCCTGGCCGTGGCAGACGTGGGTCTGCTCGTCGGCGAGCGCACGTCGGGGTTGCGTAGGCTGCGCAAGGAGCTGGCCGACGCTGCGCTCCACGCGCGGCTCCGGGTGCGCGTGGAGCGCAGCGACGTCCTCGCGCGCGTCGGCCCCATGCTGGGCCTGATGGGCACCCTGGTGCCGCTCGGGCCGGGTCTCTCCGCCCTCGGCGAGGGCGACCCCAGCACGCTGTCGAGCGCGGTGACTGTCGCCTTTGACACGACCGTCTTGGGTCTGTTGATTGGAATGGCGGGTTTCGTGTCCGGAAGACTCCGCCGACGATGGTACGACGCATTGTTCATTCAGGAAGAAACCCTTCATGAGTGA
- a CDS encoding PepSY domain-containing protein produces the protein MSATDRPVLRLRWAQRLNALHRTVGMAMCLLLVTWCASGAVMVFIGYPRLSEAERLAQQPALPSLGAADVRTCFRAGLDAPEGLRILVIGGRATCVGRRGDTRLALPLDGSPAPTLDAGALHVLARAHGHETRTLGRLTRADQWTLSSALRDAFPLHHYALDDARGTELYLSERTGEVVQRTTRWERGWAWLGAIPHWIYPTVLRRERELWRGLVIALALVGLLVTTTGLMTALRSVHRARRSGRGFSPYRKPTFRVHHVLGLFAGPLLCTWLLSGALSLNPLGVSPGSGVPTALAQQLAGGPAAGEDFSLPPEQARTACAQTLAVRQLHTLRFDGVPYYRCVASPRESLLVRADGAQGAATARPSFEPDELLRALARAHPGHLPAELVVLHEPDDYHYPTHDAPDVALPVMRVTFADGEQHALYWDPARAQPLAFHGRRSRLMRWLYHGLHSFDFRGLYRHPKAWYLVILGLLGLGLLMALSGLQLSARRVRRRVARTVAPRPGTIAPAPPPPAGQDADSAGPPSDAPPPPRLA, from the coding sequence ATGAGCGCGACCGACCGCCCCGTGCTGCGCCTGCGCTGGGCGCAGCGCCTGAACGCCCTGCACCGTACCGTGGGCATGGCCATGTGCCTGCTGCTGGTCACGTGGTGCGCGTCGGGAGCGGTCATGGTCTTCATCGGGTACCCGCGCCTGTCCGAAGCCGAGCGCTTGGCGCAGCAGCCCGCGCTCCCGTCGCTCGGGGCCGCGGATGTGCGCACCTGCTTTCGCGCCGGGCTCGACGCCCCCGAAGGGCTGCGCATCCTGGTCATCGGAGGGCGCGCGACGTGCGTCGGGCGCCGTGGCGACACCCGCCTGGCCCTCCCGCTCGACGGGAGCCCGGCACCCACGCTCGACGCCGGAGCGCTGCACGTCTTGGCGCGCGCGCACGGCCACGAGACACGCACGCTCGGCCGCCTCACACGCGCGGACCAGTGGACGCTCTCGAGCGCGCTGCGCGATGCCTTCCCACTCCATCACTACGCCCTCGACGACGCGCGCGGAACGGAGCTCTACCTGAGTGAGCGCACGGGTGAGGTGGTGCAGCGCACCACACGCTGGGAGCGCGGCTGGGCGTGGCTGGGCGCCATCCCGCATTGGATCTACCCCACGGTGCTCCGACGTGAGCGGGAGCTCTGGCGCGGGTTGGTCATCGCCCTCGCGCTGGTGGGGCTGCTCGTGACCACGACGGGCCTCATGACCGCGCTGCGCTCGGTCCATCGCGCGCGGCGCAGCGGACGCGGCTTCAGCCCCTACCGGAAGCCCACGTTCCGCGTGCACCACGTCCTCGGCCTGTTCGCGGGGCCGCTCCTGTGTACGTGGTTGCTCAGCGGCGCGCTCTCCCTCAATCCGCTCGGTGTGAGCCCGGGATCCGGCGTGCCCACCGCGCTCGCGCAGCAGCTGGCAGGTGGCCCCGCCGCCGGGGAGGACTTCTCGCTGCCGCCCGAGCAGGCCCGAACCGCGTGCGCGCAGACGCTGGCCGTGCGCCAGCTCCACACGCTGCGCTTCGACGGTGTGCCCTACTACCGGTGCGTGGCGTCACCGCGCGAGTCGCTCTTGGTGCGCGCGGACGGCGCCCAAGGCGCTGCCACGGCGCGGCCCTCCTTCGAGCCCGACGAGCTGTTGCGAGCCCTCGCGCGCGCGCACCCAGGCCACCTCCCGGCCGAGCTGGTGGTCCTGCACGAGCCCGACGACTACCACTATCCGACGCACGACGCGCCCGACGTCGCCTTGCCTGTGATGCGCGTGACGTTCGCTGACGGCGAGCAGCACGCGCTCTACTGGGACCCGGCTCGTGCGCAGCCCCTCGCGTTCCACGGACGCCGCTCCCGCCTCATGCGCTGGCTCTACCACGGCCTGCACAGCTTCGATTTCCGCGGGCTGTACCGCCATCCGAAGGCCTGGTACCTGGTGATCCTCGGCCTGCTGGGGCTCGGCCTGCTGATGGCCCTCAGCGGGCTCCAGCTCTCGGCGCGCCGAGTGCGCCGTCGCGTGGCTCGGACGGTCGCGCCTCGTCCTGGCACCATCGCACCGGCCCCCCCGCCGCCCGCGGGGCAGGACGCGGACTCGGCTGGTCCACCTTCCGACGCGCCGCCGCCTCCACGCTTGGCTTGA
- a CDS encoding DUF1444 family protein, translating into MRPVPRSLSLGLALALAPACVVGCDGCSTTEPLARAGDGCAMREDEAARFTCRVAPLVHASLPEATVSEAGPLSFDIVFEDGQRMRANLDNLWAECGARPDTCESNAQRWVSGISESIAAWNAAVDPARVRAVLKPDAWFAALEAESRAMPAPDGTSPRPELPTTPFQPGVRVAYVEDRSDSMRVLTSDDLADLQLDVPSLHALALANLRAACADFGFAPVEDGSRVMTLRAGDSYEASRLLLLDAWAPIAQQVEGQLLVAAPSRDHVLFTGDARADDVAALRRLAQAHAASDGHGIDPMLLRWSAGGWTPVSDL; encoded by the coding sequence GTGCGTCCCGTCCCGCGCTCACTCTCCCTCGGTCTCGCGCTCGCGCTCGCGCCCGCCTGCGTGGTCGGATGCGACGGCTGCTCCACGACGGAGCCCCTCGCGCGCGCAGGGGACGGCTGCGCGATGCGTGAGGACGAGGCCGCCCGCTTCACCTGTCGGGTCGCACCGCTGGTCCACGCGAGCCTGCCCGAGGCGACGGTGAGTGAAGCGGGCCCTCTCTCGTTCGACATCGTGTTCGAGGACGGGCAGCGCATGCGCGCCAACCTGGACAACCTGTGGGCCGAGTGCGGCGCGCGTCCGGACACCTGCGAGTCCAACGCGCAGCGCTGGGTGAGCGGCATCTCGGAGAGCATCGCGGCCTGGAACGCCGCCGTCGACCCCGCACGCGTGCGCGCCGTGCTCAAGCCCGATGCGTGGTTCGCGGCGCTCGAAGCCGAGTCCCGTGCCATGCCGGCTCCTGACGGAACGAGCCCCCGCCCGGAGCTGCCCACCACCCCCTTCCAGCCCGGGGTGCGGGTAGCGTACGTGGAGGACCGCTCGGACAGCATGCGCGTGCTCACGTCGGACGACTTGGCCGACCTCCAGCTGGACGTACCGAGTCTGCATGCGCTGGCGCTGGCCAACCTGCGCGCCGCCTGCGCCGACTTCGGCTTCGCGCCTGTCGAAGACGGCTCCCGCGTGATGACCCTCCGCGCAGGTGACAGCTACGAAGCCAGCCGACTGCTGCTCCTCGACGCCTGGGCGCCCATCGCCCAGCAGGTCGAGGGACAGCTGCTGGTCGCGGCACCCTCACGTGACCACGTCCTGTTCACAGGCGACGCGCGCGCCGACGACGTGGCCGCCTTGCGGCGGCTCGCCCAAGCGCATGCAGCGAGCGATGGCCACGGCATCGATCCGATGCTGCTGCGCTGGTCGGCGGGGGGATGGACGCCCGTGTCCGACCTCTGA
- a CDS encoding DUF2149 domain-containing protein → MSDRFRSRFDEEPDPMASMASLVDVMLVFACGLMAALVASGWQPASRAGRRAQPLEAGEELSEPPAGVGAEGDDGFESVGQVYRDPRTGRLVLIGD, encoded by the coding sequence ATGAGTGACCGCTTCCGCAGTCGATTCGACGAAGAGCCAGACCCCATGGCGAGCATGGCCAGCCTCGTGGACGTGATGCTCGTGTTCGCGTGCGGGCTGATGGCGGCGCTGGTAGCGTCGGGTTGGCAACCCGCGAGCCGCGCGGGTCGGCGCGCGCAGCCGCTCGAGGCCGGTGAGGAGCTCAGCGAGCCCCCGGCCGGAGTGGGCGCCGAGGGGGACGACGGGTTCGAGTCGGTGGGTCAGGTGTACCGCGACCCCCGCACAGGCCGACTCGTGCTCATCGGTGACTGA